A stretch of the Aspergillus puulaauensis MK2 DNA, chromosome 6, nearly complete sequence genome encodes the following:
- a CDS encoding uncharacterized protein (InterPro:IPR011333): protein MSHKVKASEFVTSMLPLYRAPDIVIQIQGTQYLEPKALLCRFSRYIATAFGEQTEPSDAENSEPPKVEKPNSSKGARFKFFKGEKHGSSKEVNRESPKEQNSEKEAREYSSPLVDEPPPYYSTTEPVVLNSLTTWGFEMVLQWLYTGCFTIHGGDRHWVSSLIEVARCSDLLQIAELDALIIEKAKPLFSGSMASPAPLVGQHIYEAARLPKRHAMRCLIANALVSNIIRDTPFELSKEIRETPEFEEEFLEQLKVTLATANCKREPGNCYAYENNIVDPISGYQISFNPLEILQDAEKGYFVGYARHQMSK from the exons TTC GATGCTACCACTGTATCGTGCGCCTGATATTGTGATCCAGATCCAAGGCACACAATACTTAGAACCCAAAGCCCTTCTTTGCCGCTTTTCTCGCTATATCGCAACTGCTTTTGGGGAACAAACGGAACCTTCGGACGCAGAAAACTCGGAACCTCCGAAGGTGGAAAAGCCCAATTCTTCCAAAGGGGCAAGGTTCAAGTTCTTCAAGGGCGAGAAACACGGATCTTCTAAGGAGGTGAACCGTGAATCCCCCAAGGAGCAAAATTCCGAAAAGGAAGCCCGTGAATACTCGTCCCCGTTGGTGGATGAGCCTCCCCCTTACTATTCCACAACGGAGCCGGTAGTGCTGAATAGTCTGACGACATGGGGTTTCGAAATGGTTCTGCAATGGCTTTACACTGGCTGCTTTACCATCCACGGTGGGGACCGGCACTGGGTATCCTCGCTGATTGAAGTAGCAAGGTGTTCTGACCTACTCCAGATAGCCGAGCTTGATGCGCTTATCATTGAGAAGGCGAAACCTTTATTTTCTGGGAGTATGGCAAGCCCTGCACCACTAGTAGGTCAACACATTTATGAAGCAGCGCGGTTGCCGAAGAGGCATGCTATGCGTTGTCTAATTGCCAATGCCCTCGTTAGCAATATTATAAGGGATACTCCCTTCGAGCTCTCAAAGGAGATCCGCGAAACACCAGAGTTTGAAGAGGAGTTCCTGGAGCAGTTGAAGGTCACCCTGGCCACTGCGAACTGTAAGAGGGAACCCGGAAACTGCTATGCTTACGAAAACAATATTGTCGACCCTATAAGTGGGTATCAGATTTCCTTCAACCCGTTGGAAATACTCCAGGATGCTGAGAAGGGGTACTTTGTTGGATATGCGCGTCATCAGATGTCCAAGTGA